The following are encoded together in the Salvia hispanica cultivar TCC Black 2014 chromosome 6, UniMelb_Shisp_WGS_1.0, whole genome shotgun sequence genome:
- the LOC125192887 gene encoding mediator of RNA polymerase II transcription subunit 25-like isoform X3, with product MAAKQLIIAVEGTAATGPFWQTIFSDYLDKIIRCFCGDDSIDKETSTPQVELSLVVFTVHGPYSACLVRRTGWTRNMDLLLHWLSVIPFAGGGFSDAAIAEGLAEALMMFSISNGNQNQNMESQRHCILIAASNPYPLPTPVYGSQSQRTKQSDNTETPTDNRLFDAEAVAKSFTQSAISLSVICPRKLPKLGAIYNAGKNNPRATDPPPDNVKNPHFLVLISDNFVEARIALTRSGLLNFPSNQNPVKMDVTPTGPAPLMSGPLPSAIAKPASQTVASLQTSSPISTSQEMAPNTENAQDMKPLANNTMPSLHPVGGAEANVRILNDVAQASQVLANGTSIALPSMGAVASITQSLPTPAATKQMAQIGTGMNQNMMSGGGTSGISSGNDSMMRTPGMSQPMQPGMEPVGVNGSVVNMPINQQTSSTMPPSQPIQVIFWEGNLSGQRQGKPVFITRLVGYRKSSASETLGANWPPTLQMVRLITQDQMRNKQYAGKGDFLVFRAMDQHGFLDQLKDKKLCAVIQLPSQTLFVTHSYKELHLIGKLYPGIW from the exons ATGGCGGCGAAGCAGTTGATCATAGCTGTCGAAGGCACTGCCGCCACTGGGCCCTTCTGGCAGACTATCTTCTCCGACTACTTGGACAAGATCATTCG ATGTTTCTGTGGGGATGATTCCATAGATAAG GAGACATCAACCCCACAAGTGGAGCTATCACTGGTTGTGTTCACCGTTCATGGTCCATACAGTG CTTGCCTTGTACGGCGGACTGGTTGGACTAGGAACATGGACTTGTTGCTGCACTGGCTCTCAGTCATACCTTTTGCAGGTGGTGGTTTCAGTGATGCCGCAATTGCTGAAGGGCTAGCTGAAGCTTTAATG ATGTTCTCTATCTCAAATGGAAACCAAAATCAGAATATGGAGTCACAAAGACATTGTATTCTTATTGCTGCAAGCAACCCTTACCCATTGCCAACACCTGTATATGGATCACAATCCCAGCGTACAAAGCAGAGCGACAACACTGAAACACCAACAGATAATCGCCTATTTGATGCAGAAGCAGTAGCAAAATCATTCACCCAG tcTGCTATCTCTCTATCTGTTATTTGTCCAAGGAAGCTACCCAAACTTGGAGCTATCTACAATGCA GGAAAGAACAATCCACGAGCCACAGATCCACCGCCAGATAATGTTAAAAATCCTCACTTCCTTGTCCTCATCTCAGATAATTTTGTGGAGGCTCGCATTGCCTTAACTAGGTCCGGGTTGTTAAATTttccatcaaatcaaaacccCGTGAAGATGGATGTGACACCAACTGGTCCTGCTCCTTTGATGTCTGGACCACTTCCATCAG CTATTGCTAAGCCTGCTTCTCAAACTGTTGCAAGCTTACAAACTTCTTCACCAATATCAACGTCACAGGAAATGGCTCCAAACACTGAAAATGCTCAAGATATGAAACCTCTTGCAAACAATACAATGCCCTCCTTGCATCCAGTTGGAGGTGCAGAAGCAAATGTGAGAATTTTGAATGACGTGGCACAAGCAAGTCAAGTCCTAGCTAATGGAACCTCTATTGCGCTTCCTTCTATGGGTG CTGTCGCATCAATTACCCAATCATTGCCAACACCCGCTGCCACCAAACAAATGGCACAGATAGGAACGGGTATGAATCAGAACATGATGAGTGGTGGAGGTACGTCTGGTATTTCTTCTGGAAATGACAGCATGATGCGTACTCCAGGAATGTCGCAACCGATGCAACCAGGAATGGAGCCTGTTGGGGTGAATGGTTCTGTGGTAAATATGCCCATCAATCAGCAGACATCGAGTACAATGCCGCCATCACAACCAATACAAGTTATATTCTGGGAG GGAAACTTATCAGGACAGCGTCAAGGCAAGCCTGTTTTCATCACTAGACTGGTG GGATACAGGAAGTCCTCAGCTTCTGAGAC GCTTGGTGCAAATTGGCCTCCGACATTGCAGATGGTTCGCCTGATAACCCAGGACCAGATGAGAAACAA GCAATACGCTGGAAAGGGTGATTTTCTAGTTTTTCGTGCAATGGATCAGCATGGATTTCTTGATCAGCTTAAAGATAAGAAACTT TGTGCAGTAATACAGTTACCATCCCAGACACTGTTTGTCACACATTCCTATAAAGAATTGCACCTGATTGGAAAGCTTTACCCCGG GATATGGTAG
- the LOC125192887 gene encoding mediator of RNA polymerase II transcription subunit 25-like isoform X2: MAAKQLIIAVEGTAATGPFWQTIFSDYLDKIIRCFCGDDSIDKETSTPQVELSLVVFTVHGPYSACLVRRTGWTRNMDLLLHWLSVIPFAGGGFSDAAIAEGLAEALMMFSISNGNQNQNMESQRHCILIAASNPYPLPTPVYGSQSQRTKQSDNTETPTDNRLFDAEAVAKSFTQSAISLSVICPRKLPKLGAIYNAGKNNPRATDPPPDNVKNPHFLVLISDNFVEARIALTRSGLLNFPSNQNPVKMDVTPTGPAPLMSGPLPSAIAKPASQTVASLQTSSPISTSQEMAPNTENAQDMKPLANNTMPSLHPVGGAEANVRILNDVAQASQVLANGTSIALPSMGGTPMLSNMMSNGMTSSVPSAQIVMSSGPSAVASITQSLPTPAATKQMAQIGTGMSQPMQPGMEPVGVNGSVVNMPINQQTSSTMPPSQPIQVIFWEGNLSGQRQGKPVFITRLVGYRKSSASETLGANWPPTLQMVRLITQDQMRNKQYAGKGDFLVFRAMDQHGFLDQLKDKKLCAVIQLPSQTLFVTHSYKELHLIGKLYPGIW; this comes from the exons ATGGCGGCGAAGCAGTTGATCATAGCTGTCGAAGGCACTGCCGCCACTGGGCCCTTCTGGCAGACTATCTTCTCCGACTACTTGGACAAGATCATTCG ATGTTTCTGTGGGGATGATTCCATAGATAAG GAGACATCAACCCCACAAGTGGAGCTATCACTGGTTGTGTTCACCGTTCATGGTCCATACAGTG CTTGCCTTGTACGGCGGACTGGTTGGACTAGGAACATGGACTTGTTGCTGCACTGGCTCTCAGTCATACCTTTTGCAGGTGGTGGTTTCAGTGATGCCGCAATTGCTGAAGGGCTAGCTGAAGCTTTAATG ATGTTCTCTATCTCAAATGGAAACCAAAATCAGAATATGGAGTCACAAAGACATTGTATTCTTATTGCTGCAAGCAACCCTTACCCATTGCCAACACCTGTATATGGATCACAATCCCAGCGTACAAAGCAGAGCGACAACACTGAAACACCAACAGATAATCGCCTATTTGATGCAGAAGCAGTAGCAAAATCATTCACCCAG tcTGCTATCTCTCTATCTGTTATTTGTCCAAGGAAGCTACCCAAACTTGGAGCTATCTACAATGCA GGAAAGAACAATCCACGAGCCACAGATCCACCGCCAGATAATGTTAAAAATCCTCACTTCCTTGTCCTCATCTCAGATAATTTTGTGGAGGCTCGCATTGCCTTAACTAGGTCCGGGTTGTTAAATTttccatcaaatcaaaacccCGTGAAGATGGATGTGACACCAACTGGTCCTGCTCCTTTGATGTCTGGACCACTTCCATCAG CTATTGCTAAGCCTGCTTCTCAAACTGTTGCAAGCTTACAAACTTCTTCACCAATATCAACGTCACAGGAAATGGCTCCAAACACTGAAAATGCTCAAGATATGAAACCTCTTGCAAACAATACAATGCCCTCCTTGCATCCAGTTGGAGGTGCAGAAGCAAATGTGAGAATTTTGAATGACGTGGCACAAGCAAGTCAAGTCCTAGCTAATGGAACCTCTATTGCGCTTCCTTCTATGGGTGGTACGCCTATGCTATCAAATATGATGTCTAATGGAATGACGTCGTCAGTGCCTTCAGCTCAAATTGTAATGTCATCTGGTCCATCAGCTGTCGCATCAATTACCCAATCATTGCCAACACCCGCTGCCACCAAACAAATGGCACAGATAGGAACGG GAATGTCGCAACCGATGCAACCAGGAATGGAGCCTGTTGGGGTGAATGGTTCTGTGGTAAATATGCCCATCAATCAGCAGACATCGAGTACAATGCCGCCATCACAACCAATACAAGTTATATTCTGGGAG GGAAACTTATCAGGACAGCGTCAAGGCAAGCCTGTTTTCATCACTAGACTGGTG GGATACAGGAAGTCCTCAGCTTCTGAGAC GCTTGGTGCAAATTGGCCTCCGACATTGCAGATGGTTCGCCTGATAACCCAGGACCAGATGAGAAACAA GCAATACGCTGGAAAGGGTGATTTTCTAGTTTTTCGTGCAATGGATCAGCATGGATTTCTTGATCAGCTTAAAGATAAGAAACTT TGTGCAGTAATACAGTTACCATCCCAGACACTGTTTGTCACACATTCCTATAAAGAATTGCACCTGATTGGAAAGCTTTACCCCGG GATATGGTAG
- the LOC125192887 gene encoding mediator of RNA polymerase II transcription subunit 25-like isoform X1 produces MAAKQLIIAVEGTAATGPFWQTIFSDYLDKIIRCFCGDDSIDKETSTPQVELSLVVFTVHGPYSACLVRRTGWTRNMDLLLHWLSVIPFAGGGFSDAAIAEGLAEALMMFSISNGNQNQNMESQRHCILIAASNPYPLPTPVYGSQSQRTKQSDNTETPTDNRLFDAEAVAKSFTQSAISLSVICPRKLPKLGAIYNAGKNNPRATDPPPDNVKNPHFLVLISDNFVEARIALTRSGLLNFPSNQNPVKMDVTPTGPAPLMSGPLPSAIAKPASQTVASLQTSSPISTSQEMAPNTENAQDMKPLANNTMPSLHPVGGAEANVRILNDVAQASQVLANGTSIALPSMGGTPMLSNMMSNGMTSSVPSAQIVMSSGPSAVASITQSLPTPAATKQMAQIGTGMNQNMMSGGGTSGISSGNDSMMRTPGMSQPMQPGMEPVGVNGSVVNMPINQQTSSTMPPSQPIQVIFWEGNLSGQRQGKPVFITRLVGYRKSSASETLGANWPPTLQMVRLITQDQMRNKQYAGKGDFLVFRAMDQHGFLDQLKDKKLCAVIQLPSQTLFVTHSYKELHLIGKLYPGIW; encoded by the exons ATGGCGGCGAAGCAGTTGATCATAGCTGTCGAAGGCACTGCCGCCACTGGGCCCTTCTGGCAGACTATCTTCTCCGACTACTTGGACAAGATCATTCG ATGTTTCTGTGGGGATGATTCCATAGATAAG GAGACATCAACCCCACAAGTGGAGCTATCACTGGTTGTGTTCACCGTTCATGGTCCATACAGTG CTTGCCTTGTACGGCGGACTGGTTGGACTAGGAACATGGACTTGTTGCTGCACTGGCTCTCAGTCATACCTTTTGCAGGTGGTGGTTTCAGTGATGCCGCAATTGCTGAAGGGCTAGCTGAAGCTTTAATG ATGTTCTCTATCTCAAATGGAAACCAAAATCAGAATATGGAGTCACAAAGACATTGTATTCTTATTGCTGCAAGCAACCCTTACCCATTGCCAACACCTGTATATGGATCACAATCCCAGCGTACAAAGCAGAGCGACAACACTGAAACACCAACAGATAATCGCCTATTTGATGCAGAAGCAGTAGCAAAATCATTCACCCAG tcTGCTATCTCTCTATCTGTTATTTGTCCAAGGAAGCTACCCAAACTTGGAGCTATCTACAATGCA GGAAAGAACAATCCACGAGCCACAGATCCACCGCCAGATAATGTTAAAAATCCTCACTTCCTTGTCCTCATCTCAGATAATTTTGTGGAGGCTCGCATTGCCTTAACTAGGTCCGGGTTGTTAAATTttccatcaaatcaaaacccCGTGAAGATGGATGTGACACCAACTGGTCCTGCTCCTTTGATGTCTGGACCACTTCCATCAG CTATTGCTAAGCCTGCTTCTCAAACTGTTGCAAGCTTACAAACTTCTTCACCAATATCAACGTCACAGGAAATGGCTCCAAACACTGAAAATGCTCAAGATATGAAACCTCTTGCAAACAATACAATGCCCTCCTTGCATCCAGTTGGAGGTGCAGAAGCAAATGTGAGAATTTTGAATGACGTGGCACAAGCAAGTCAAGTCCTAGCTAATGGAACCTCTATTGCGCTTCCTTCTATGGGTGGTACGCCTATGCTATCAAATATGATGTCTAATGGAATGACGTCGTCAGTGCCTTCAGCTCAAATTGTAATGTCATCTGGTCCATCAGCTGTCGCATCAATTACCCAATCATTGCCAACACCCGCTGCCACCAAACAAATGGCACAGATAGGAACGGGTATGAATCAGAACATGATGAGTGGTGGAGGTACGTCTGGTATTTCTTCTGGAAATGACAGCATGATGCGTACTCCAGGAATGTCGCAACCGATGCAACCAGGAATGGAGCCTGTTGGGGTGAATGGTTCTGTGGTAAATATGCCCATCAATCAGCAGACATCGAGTACAATGCCGCCATCACAACCAATACAAGTTATATTCTGGGAG GGAAACTTATCAGGACAGCGTCAAGGCAAGCCTGTTTTCATCACTAGACTGGTG GGATACAGGAAGTCCTCAGCTTCTGAGAC GCTTGGTGCAAATTGGCCTCCGACATTGCAGATGGTTCGCCTGATAACCCAGGACCAGATGAGAAACAA GCAATACGCTGGAAAGGGTGATTTTCTAGTTTTTCGTGCAATGGATCAGCATGGATTTCTTGATCAGCTTAAAGATAAGAAACTT TGTGCAGTAATACAGTTACCATCCCAGACACTGTTTGTCACACATTCCTATAAAGAATTGCACCTGATTGGAAAGCTTTACCCCGG GATATGGTAG
- the LOC125194717 gene encoding shikimate O-hydroxycinnamoyltransferase-like, whose protein sequence is MYEVVAGHVWRCVSIARSLPPDQQTKLQLPVDVRQRLRPPLPLGYFGNGIFYTGAFALIGDLVLKPLRFAVEKVHEAIARMDDEYLRSALDYLELHLQNREGIVRTQNHVKCPNFGITSWVRLPVHKSEFGLGKPVFICPGGALSEGKSFLFSDKENEGIVFLAITLHQPHMERFQKLLYDNDSWIMSNV, encoded by the coding sequence ATGTACGAGGTGGTGGCAGGCCACGTGTGGCGCTGCGTGAGCATTGCCCGCAGCCTGCCGCCAGATCAGCAGACGAAGCTGCAGTTGCCGGTGGACGTGCGGCAGAGGCTACGGCCCCCTCTCCCGCTTGGATACTTCGGGAACGGGATATTCTACACGGGCGCATTTGCTCTGATTGGGGATCTTGTATTGAAGCCGTTGAGATTCGCGGTGGAGAAAGTGCACGAGGCAATCGCTCGAATGGACGACGAATACTTAAGGTCTGCTCTGGATTACTTGGAGTTGCATTTGCAGAATAGAGAAGGCATTGTTCGTACACAGAACCATGTGAAATGCCCCAATTTCGGGATAACGAGCTGGGTTAGGCTGCCGGTTCACAAGTCGGAATTCGGGTTGGGGAAGCCTGTTTTTATCTGTCCCGGCGGAGCTCTCTCAGAAGGCAAGAGTTTTCTATTTTCTGATAAGGAAAATGAAGGGATCGTGTTTCTTGCAATCACGCTGCACCAACCACATATGGAACGATTTCAGAAGTTGCTATACGACAACGATTCATGGATCATGTCTAATGTTTAA
- the LOC125192889 gene encoding rosmarinate synthase-like isoform X1 produces MKTRVIESTMVKPMEETPSGCVWLSNIDLVLPETHHTRCIYFYRCDGGASFFDTAALKAALSRTLVEFYPYAGRLRRDDNGRIEINCNGEGVSFVEVECDGALDDLGDFCIPRPDLSLAPTVDYSKGISTFLPFLVKLTRFKCSGATLGFAGEHHTTDGISGNNFINTWSAIARGLTTVPPASC; encoded by the exons ATGAAGACTAGAGTGATAGAATCAACAATGGTAAAGCCAATGGAAGAAACTCCGAGTGGCTGTGTGTGGCTCTCCAACATAGACTTAGTTTTACCTGAAACCCACCACACTCGATGTATTTACTTCTACCGCTGCGATGGCGGAGCCAGCTTCTTCGACACGGCGGCGCTCAAGGCAGCTCTAAGCCGGACCCTTGTTGAGTTCTACCCGTATGCGGGGAGGCTGAGAAGGGACGACAACGGCCGTATTGAGATCAACTGCAACGGGGAAGGGGTGTCGTTCGTGGAGGTGGAGTGCGACGGCGCCCTCGACGACTTGGGTGATTTCTGCATCCCCAGGCCTGATCTCAGCCTCGCCCCCACCGTCGATTACTCGAAAGGAATTTCTACTTTCCTACCTTTTCTGGTCAAG TTAACCCGGTTCAAATGCAGCGGAGCGACCTTAGGTTTTGCTGGTGAGCATCACACTACAGACGGGATTTCCGGAAACAATTTCATCAACACGTGGTCAGCAATAGCCCGCGGCCTAACAACCGTCCCACCTGCTTCCTGTTGA
- the LOC125192889 gene encoding rosmarinate synthase-like isoform X2 has protein sequence MKTRVIESTMVKPMEETPSGCVWLSNIDLVLPETHHTRCIYFYRCDGGASFFDTAALKAALSRTLVEFYPYAGRLRRDDNGRIEINCNGEGVSFVEVECDGALDDLGDFCIPRPDLSLAPTVDYSKGISTFLPFLVKVLLVSITLQTGFPETISSTRGQQ, from the exons ATGAAGACTAGAGTGATAGAATCAACAATGGTAAAGCCAATGGAAGAAACTCCGAGTGGCTGTGTGTGGCTCTCCAACATAGACTTAGTTTTACCTGAAACCCACCACACTCGATGTATTTACTTCTACCGCTGCGATGGCGGAGCCAGCTTCTTCGACACGGCGGCGCTCAAGGCAGCTCTAAGCCGGACCCTTGTTGAGTTCTACCCGTATGCGGGGAGGCTGAGAAGGGACGACAACGGCCGTATTGAGATCAACTGCAACGGGGAAGGGGTGTCGTTCGTGGAGGTGGAGTGCGACGGCGCCCTCGACGACTTGGGTGATTTCTGCATCCCCAGGCCTGATCTCAGCCTCGCCCCCACCGTCGATTACTCGAAAGGAATTTCTACTTTCCTACCTTTTCTGGTCAAG GTTTTGCTGGTGAGCATCACACTACAGACGGGATTTCCGGAAACAATTTCATCAACACGTGGTCAGCAATAG
- the LOC125192889 gene encoding rosmarinate synthase-like isoform X3, translating to MKTRVIESTMVKPMEETPSGCVWLSNIDLVLPETHHTRCIYFYRCDGGASFFDTAALKAALSRTLVEFYPYAGRLRRDDNGRIEINCNGEGVSFVEVECDGALDDLGDFCIPRPDLSLAPTVDYSKGISTFLPFLVKRSDLRFCW from the exons ATGAAGACTAGAGTGATAGAATCAACAATGGTAAAGCCAATGGAAGAAACTCCGAGTGGCTGTGTGTGGCTCTCCAACATAGACTTAGTTTTACCTGAAACCCACCACACTCGATGTATTTACTTCTACCGCTGCGATGGCGGAGCCAGCTTCTTCGACACGGCGGCGCTCAAGGCAGCTCTAAGCCGGACCCTTGTTGAGTTCTACCCGTATGCGGGGAGGCTGAGAAGGGACGACAACGGCCGTATTGAGATCAACTGCAACGGGGAAGGGGTGTCGTTCGTGGAGGTGGAGTGCGACGGCGCCCTCGACGACTTGGGTGATTTCTGCATCCCCAGGCCTGATCTCAGCCTCGCCCCCACCGTCGATTACTCGAAAGGAATTTCTACTTTCCTACCTTTTCTGGTCAAG CGGAGCGACCTTAGGTTTTGCTGGTGA